In Mycolicibacterium mucogenicum DSM 44124, the following are encoded in one genomic region:
- a CDS encoding class I SAM-dependent methyltransferase, producing MNSPVGQPRSTPVGQPTRGTTGYNRLRRSDRWLVHSPRVRTLLRTAPDPVVVDLGYGALPVTTVELASRLRTVRADVRVVGLEIHPERVRLARELAGDIVEFGLGGFELAGHTPVLVRAFNVLRQYDVADVPAAWAEMTGRLAPGGLLVDGTCDELGRRCCWVLIDADGPVSLTLSCDPFAIERPSDLAERLPKVLIHHNVPGQPIHRLLQAADRAWATSAGHGVFGPRVRWRAMLDLLVAEGQPLEPPRRRLRDGVLTVPWSAVAPTS from the coding sequence ATGAATTCGCCCGTGGGCCAGCCACGGAGTACACCTGTGGGCCAGCCGACGCGCGGCACAACGGGTTACAACCGCCTGCGCCGCAGCGACCGCTGGCTGGTCCACTCGCCGCGGGTGCGGACGCTGCTGCGCACCGCGCCGGATCCCGTGGTCGTCGACCTCGGGTACGGCGCGCTTCCGGTGACCACGGTGGAACTGGCGTCGCGGCTGCGCACGGTCCGGGCCGACGTGCGGGTCGTCGGCCTGGAGATCCACCCGGAACGGGTGCGGCTGGCCCGTGAGCTGGCCGGCGACATCGTCGAATTCGGCCTCGGCGGCTTCGAATTGGCCGGGCACACACCGGTTTTGGTGCGCGCGTTCAACGTCCTGCGCCAGTACGACGTCGCCGACGTGCCCGCCGCGTGGGCGGAGATGACGGGGCGGCTGGCACCGGGCGGGCTGCTGGTCGACGGCACCTGCGACGAGTTGGGACGACGCTGCTGCTGGGTATTGATCGACGCCGACGGGCCGGTGAGCCTGACGTTGTCCTGCGACCCGTTCGCCATCGAACGGCCCTCCGATCTGGCGGAGCGCCTGCCGAAAGTGCTTATCCACCACAATGTTCCGGGCCAGCCGATCCACCGGCTGCTGCAGGCCGCCGACCGCGCCTGGGCCACATCGGCCGGGCACGGGGTGTTCGGTCCGCGCGTCCGGTGGCGCGCGATGCTCGACCTGTTGGTGGCCGAGGGCCAGCCGCTGGAGCCGCCGCGCCGCCGGCTGCGGGACGGCGTACTGACGGTGCCGTGGTCGGCCGTCGCGCCCACATCGTGA
- a CDS encoding glycoside hydrolase family 3 N-terminal domain-containing protein encodes MPSPRSRLQSPVVLASAAAVIVVGLIVAAVMSKPRPAPTPAEPSTTSSPVAAAPPPCRLDTVVTALTPRQKLAQLLMVGVKNLADAQAVVREQEVGGIFITSWTDYSMLGAPLAALAQEPRPLPLAVSVDEEGGRVQRLKGLIGSQPSARELVAAGKTPEQVREIARLRGQAMKELGITIDFAPVVDITNAADGTVIGDRSWGNTAEGVTAYAGAYAAGLRDAGLLPVLKHFPGHGHASGDSHQGGVVTPPLDQLETLDLVPYRSLTTQLPVAVMVGHMQVPGLTDTDPASLSKAAYDLLRSGNYGGRPFQGAVFTDDLSSMGAITQRYSVPEAVLKALQAGADTALWITTKEVPDVLDRLQQAVDAGELTTERVDDAVRHMAVTKDPSLACTR; translated from the coding sequence ATGCCGTCACCCCGCAGCCGACTGCAATCGCCGGTCGTCCTGGCCTCGGCCGCGGCGGTGATCGTCGTCGGACTGATCGTCGCGGCCGTCATGAGCAAGCCGCGGCCTGCCCCCACCCCGGCCGAACCCTCGACCACGTCGTCCCCCGTTGCGGCGGCACCACCCCCGTGCCGGCTCGACACCGTCGTGACCGCGCTGACGCCGCGCCAGAAGCTGGCCCAGCTGCTGATGGTCGGGGTCAAGAACCTGGCCGACGCGCAGGCCGTCGTCCGGGAGCAGGAAGTCGGCGGCATCTTCATCACCAGCTGGACCGACTACTCGATGCTCGGCGCGCCCCTCGCCGCGCTGGCGCAGGAACCGCGGCCGCTGCCGCTGGCCGTCAGCGTCGACGAGGAGGGCGGCCGGGTGCAGCGGCTGAAAGGCCTCATCGGCAGCCAGCCGTCGGCCCGCGAGCTGGTCGCCGCCGGCAAGACCCCCGAGCAGGTGCGGGAGATCGCCCGCCTGCGCGGCCAGGCGATGAAAGAACTCGGCATCACCATCGACTTCGCGCCCGTCGTCGACATCACGAACGCAGCCGACGGCACCGTCATCGGCGACCGGTCCTGGGGCAACACCGCCGAGGGCGTCACCGCCTACGCCGGCGCGTACGCCGCCGGCCTGCGTGACGCCGGACTGCTGCCGGTGCTCAAGCACTTCCCGGGCCACGGGCATGCGTCCGGCGACTCGCACCAGGGCGGCGTCGTCACGCCGCCGCTGGACCAGCTCGAGACGCTGGACCTGGTCCCCTACCGGTCCTTGACGACGCAGCTGCCCGTCGCCGTGATGGTCGGCCACATGCAGGTGCCCGGCCTCACCGACACCGACCCCGCCAGCCTGTCGAAGGCCGCGTACGACCTGCTGCGGAGCGGCAATTACGGCGGGCGCCCATTCCAGGGCGCCGTCTTCACCGACGACCTGTCCAGCATGGGCGCCATCACGCAGCGCTACAGCGTGCCGGAGGCGGTGCTCAAGGCCCTGCAGGCCGGTGCCGACACCGCGCTGTGGATCACGACCAAAGAGGTGCCCGACGTCCTCGACCGGCTGCAGCAGGCCGTCGACGCCGGTGAACTGACCACCGAACGCGTCGACGACGCCGTGCGGCACATGGCGGTGACCAAGGATCCGTCGCTGGCCTGCACCCGCTGA
- a CDS encoding carbon-nitrogen hydrolase family protein, with amino-acid sequence MRIALAQIGAGTDPEANLALVADHTARAADAGAELVLFPEATMCRFGVPLAPVAQPLDGPWADAVREVAERAGVTVVAGMFCPTADGRVTNTLLATGPGVDAHYHKIHLYDAFGFAESHTVAKGFEPVVIDVPTADGAVPVGLTTCYDVRFPELHLELAERGAKLLTVHASWGSGPGKLEQWTLLARARALDTGCFVAAVDQPYPGDELAKKGPTGNGGSIVASPTGDIAVQAGLEPELLVTDVDLAAVERARETIAVLRNRTTIPRKAQSQG; translated from the coding sequence ATGCGCATCGCACTGGCCCAGATCGGCGCGGGCACCGACCCCGAGGCGAATCTGGCACTGGTCGCCGACCACACGGCGCGCGCCGCCGACGCCGGAGCCGAACTGGTGCTGTTCCCAGAGGCGACGATGTGCCGGTTCGGCGTGCCGCTCGCGCCCGTGGCGCAACCGCTCGACGGCCCCTGGGCGGACGCGGTCCGGGAAGTCGCCGAACGTGCGGGCGTCACCGTGGTGGCAGGGATGTTCTGTCCGACCGCCGACGGCCGCGTCACCAACACCCTGCTCGCCACCGGCCCGGGCGTCGACGCGCACTACCACAAGATTCATCTGTACGACGCTTTCGGATTCGCCGAATCACACACTGTCGCAAAGGGTTTCGAGCCCGTCGTGATCGATGTGCCGACCGCCGACGGCGCCGTTCCCGTCGGCCTCACGACGTGTTACGACGTCCGCTTCCCGGAGCTGCACCTCGAGCTCGCCGAACGCGGAGCCAAGCTGCTGACCGTCCACGCGTCGTGGGGGTCGGGCCCGGGCAAGCTCGAGCAGTGGACGCTGCTGGCCCGCGCCCGCGCGCTCGACACCGGCTGCTTCGTCGCCGCCGTCGACCAGCCGTACCCCGGTGATGAGCTCGCGAAGAAGGGCCCGACCGGCAACGGCGGCAGCATTGTGGCCTCCCCCACGGGCGACATCGCAGTGCAGGCGGGGCTCGAACCGGAACTGCTGGTCACGGACGTCGACCTGGCCGCGGTCGAGCGCGCCCGCGAGACCATCGCCGTGCTGCGCAACCGCACCACGATTCCGCGTAAGGCACAATCGCAAGGGTGA
- a CDS encoding DUF2993 domain-containing protein, protein MTDPWARPANEDAAPSAEPAQQAPEAPGAQPTEVLTATEQPAPAADVPPAYGADAPAPPAYGGDVPPTSYPAPQQVPATDPPKKRRGVMELLRDPMSLILIIVIALALSAAGVVGGEFYARSRGNSVVSQSVQCVVQDKVDVQFGATPFLWQVANKHYDHITVTTAGNQLRFAKGMKAQIQIDDVKLDKTAKSAGTIGALDATVTWSADGIKQTIADTVPVLGGLVSDVTTDPSSGTIVLDAPMTQIVAKPTLSDGTISLKVEQLTGLGFLLPRESIQPALDLFASQLTKDYPMGIKPEALQVTGTGVTAKFGTKNATIPLAQQDSCFSGL, encoded by the coding sequence GTGACTGACCCCTGGGCCCGCCCCGCCAATGAGGACGCTGCACCATCTGCCGAGCCTGCGCAGCAGGCCCCGGAGGCCCCGGGTGCCCAGCCCACCGAGGTGCTGACGGCCACCGAACAACCGGCACCGGCCGCCGATGTGCCGCCCGCCTATGGCGCCGACGCGCCGGCCCCGCCGGCCTATGGTGGCGACGTCCCGCCGACGTCGTACCCGGCGCCGCAGCAGGTGCCCGCCACCGACCCGCCCAAGAAGCGCCGCGGTGTCATGGAGCTGCTGCGCGACCCGATGTCGCTGATCCTGATCATCGTCATCGCGCTCGCGCTGTCGGCGGCCGGCGTCGTCGGCGGCGAGTTCTACGCCCGCAGCCGCGGCAACAGCGTCGTCTCGCAGTCCGTCCAGTGCGTCGTCCAGGACAAGGTCGACGTGCAGTTCGGCGCGACCCCGTTCCTGTGGCAGGTCGCCAACAAGCACTATGACCACATCACGGTGACCACGGCCGGCAACCAACTGCGGTTCGCCAAGGGCATGAAGGCCCAGATCCAGATCGACGACGTCAAGCTCGACAAGACCGCGAAGTCGGCCGGCACCATCGGGGCCCTCGACGCGACCGTCACCTGGTCGGCCGACGGCATCAAACAGACCATCGCCGACACCGTCCCGGTGCTCGGTGGCCTGGTCTCCGACGTCACCACCGACCCGTCGTCGGGCACCATCGTGCTGGACGCGCCGATGACGCAGATCGTGGCCAAGCCGACGCTGTCCGACGGCACCATCTCGCTCAAGGTGGAGCAGCTGACCGGGCTCGGCTTCCTGCTGCCCCGCGAGTCGATCCAGCCGGCGCTGGATTTGTTCGCGTCACAGCTGACGAAGGACTACCCGATGGGCATCAAGCCGGAAGCCCTGCAGGTGACCGGTACCGGTGTGACCGCGAAGTTCGGCACCAAGAACGCGACGATCCCGCTGGCCCAGCAGGACTCCTGCTTCTCCGGCCTCTGA
- the deoC gene encoding deoxyribose-phosphate aldolase produces MSWTRQQVAALVDHTLLKPEATAADVASLCWEAADLGVCAVCVSPSMLGAVEVPERVKIATVVGFPSGKHDSQIKAREAALSVVGSDGRRGADEVDMVIDVGAAIAGDISAVFSDIAAVRGAAPTAVLKVIVESAALLTMAGAPTLAEVCRAAADAGADFVKTSTGFHPAGGASVQAVEIMAQTVPALGIKASGGIRDAAAAVAMLDAGATRLGLSGTRAVLDGLN; encoded by the coding sequence ATGAGTTGGACCCGCCAGCAGGTGGCCGCACTGGTCGACCACACGCTGCTCAAGCCCGAGGCGACCGCCGCCGACGTGGCGAGCCTGTGCTGGGAGGCCGCCGATCTGGGCGTGTGCGCGGTGTGTGTGTCGCCGTCGATGCTCGGTGCGGTCGAGGTGCCTGAGCGCGTCAAGATCGCCACCGTCGTGGGATTCCCGTCGGGCAAGCATGATTCGCAGATCAAGGCCCGCGAGGCGGCGTTGTCGGTCGTCGGATCCGACGGCCGGCGCGGTGCCGACGAGGTCGACATGGTGATCGACGTCGGTGCCGCCATCGCCGGCGACATCTCGGCGGTGTTCTCAGACATCGCCGCGGTCCGCGGGGCCGCCCCGACGGCGGTGCTGAAGGTGATCGTCGAGTCCGCGGCGCTGCTGACCATGGCCGGCGCGCCGACGCTGGCCGAGGTGTGCCGTGCGGCCGCCGACGCCGGCGCCGATTTCGTGAAGACCTCCACCGGATTCCACCCGGCAGGCGGCGCGTCCGTGCAGGCCGTGGAGATCATGGCGCAGACCGTCCCGGCGCTGGGGATCAAGGCCAGCGGCGGCATCCGAGACGCCGCCGCGGCCGTGGCGATGCTGGACGCCGGCGCCACGCGCCTCGGCCTGTCCGGCACCCGCGCCGTCCTCGACGGCCTCAACTAG
- a CDS encoding DUF2599 domain-containing protein — protein sequence MRPLRFAVLAAAALTLAPPSAADPTEPVPQPVPAVPAPPYVDHTRWTQWDGATSLRVYPTPAGRRASGLGATQSGDEAWSEVLNLAPDADTPGMRAQFMCHWYFAEAGAPGKTSWNLEPWRPVVDDNQMVRARCNPGGTEEPF from the coding sequence GTGCGCCCGCTCCGGTTCGCGGTCCTGGCTGCCGCGGCGTTGACGCTGGCTCCGCCGTCCGCGGCTGATCCCACCGAACCCGTTCCACAACCCGTTCCGGCCGTTCCGGCGCCGCCCTACGTCGACCACACCCGGTGGACGCAGTGGGACGGTGCGACGAGCCTGCGGGTGTACCCGACGCCGGCCGGTCGGCGCGCGTCCGGCCTGGGCGCCACGCAGTCGGGCGACGAGGCCTGGTCCGAGGTCCTGAACCTCGCGCCTGACGCCGACACCCCCGGGATGCGGGCCCAGTTCATGTGCCACTGGTATTTCGCCGAGGCCGGCGCGCCCGGCAAGACCAGCTGGAACCTCGAGCCGTGGCGCCCGGTGGTCGACGACAACCAGATGGTGAGAGCACGTTGCAATCCCGGTGGCACAGAGGAGCCGTTCTGA
- a CDS encoding DUF2516 family protein: MYLGSLVGYVLFALQIAVLATTVYAFVHAAMQRPDAYTAVDKLTKPVWLAILGGGAVLGWIIGPPVGAAIAACATGVYLVDVKPKLLEVQGKSR; encoded by the coding sequence GTGTACCTCGGAAGCCTGGTGGGTTACGTCCTTTTCGCATTGCAGATCGCGGTGCTGGCCACGACCGTTTATGCGTTCGTGCATGCCGCCATGCAGCGGCCGGACGCCTACACGGCGGTCGACAAACTGACCAAGCCGGTGTGGCTGGCGATCCTGGGGGGCGGTGCCGTCCTGGGCTGGATCATCGGCCCGCCGGTGGGCGCGGCCATCGCCGCCTGCGCCACCGGTGTGTACCTGGTCGATGTGAAGCCCAAACTCCTTGAGGTCCAAGGGAAATCCCGGTAA
- a CDS encoding helix-turn-helix transcriptional regulator, whose protein sequence is MAQDADIAAVMSNAAQDIGSFIRTQREAAQVSVRQLAEKAGVSNPYLSQIERGLRKPSADVLNQIAKALRVSAEVLYVRAGILEPSAAGEVRDAIIADLSITERQKQVLLDIYTSFRQQNDAESKPLPDQPELEAASEEQTTTTDTHQVAN, encoded by the coding sequence ATGGCGCAGGATGCAGACATCGCCGCCGTCATGTCGAATGCAGCCCAGGACATCGGCAGCTTCATCCGCACCCAGCGGGAGGCTGCGCAGGTCTCCGTCCGCCAGCTCGCTGAGAAGGCGGGTGTCAGCAACCCCTACCTGAGCCAGATCGAGCGTGGCCTGCGCAAGCCGTCGGCCGATGTGCTGAACCAGATCGCCAAGGCGCTCAGGGTTTCGGCCGAGGTGCTCTACGTGCGGGCCGGAATTCTGGAGCCCAGCGCCGCCGGCGAGGTGCGCGACGCCATCATCGCGGACCTCTCGATCACCGAGCGGCAGAAGCAGGTGCTGCTCGACATCTACACGTCCTTCCGGCAGCAGAACGATGCCGAGTCCAAACCGCTTCCTGATCAGCCTGAATTGGAAGCCGCCAGTGAGGAGCAGACAACGACGACTGACACTCACCAAGTAGCGAACTGA
- a CDS encoding DUF445 domain-containing protein, which translates to MAHRPRPGPGPHPRHQASLEPHVSLAESFAGADRTADEERRRNLRRMKAVALSFLLGATVLFAVCTWLQSRGGAYSWTGPWVGYVRAAAEAGMVGALADWFAVTALFRHPLGIPIPHTAIIPRKKDQLGEGLGTFVRENFMSQEVVETKLRDAQVASRLGKWLSEPEHAARVAAEASTVLRVLVELLRDEDVQHVLDRMIVKRIAEPQWGPPIGRVLESLLAERRQEALLQLLADRAFQWSLNAGEIIERVIERDSPTWSPRWVDHLVGDRIHRELMDFTDKVRRNPEHELRMSATKFLFDFADDLQNDEDTIARAERIKEQILARDEVARAAETAWSTAKRIILESVDDPTSVLRTRIADSVVRIGESLRDDAELRDKVDNWLVRGAKHLVAQYGTEITAIITETIERWDADEASRRIELHVGRDLQFIRINGTVVGSLAGLVIYTIAELFV; encoded by the coding sequence GTGGCACACCGACCCAGGCCGGGACCTGGACCTCATCCGAGGCACCAGGCGTCCCTCGAACCGCACGTCAGCCTCGCGGAGTCGTTTGCCGGCGCCGACCGGACGGCCGACGAAGAGCGACGCCGCAACCTCCGCCGGATGAAAGCGGTCGCGCTGAGCTTCCTGCTCGGTGCGACGGTGTTGTTTGCGGTGTGTACGTGGCTGCAGTCCCGCGGCGGCGCGTACAGCTGGACCGGGCCGTGGGTGGGCTATGTGCGGGCCGCCGCGGAGGCCGGCATGGTCGGCGCGCTCGCCGACTGGTTCGCCGTGACGGCGCTGTTCCGGCATCCGCTGGGCATCCCGATCCCGCACACCGCGATCATCCCGCGCAAGAAGGACCAGCTCGGCGAGGGCCTGGGCACCTTCGTCCGCGAGAACTTCATGTCGCAGGAGGTCGTGGAGACCAAGCTGCGCGACGCCCAGGTCGCCAGCCGGCTGGGCAAGTGGCTGTCGGAACCGGAGCATGCGGCGCGGGTGGCCGCCGAGGCGTCGACGGTGCTGCGCGTCCTGGTGGAGCTGCTGCGCGACGAAGACGTCCAGCACGTCCTGGACCGGATGATCGTCAAGCGCATCGCCGAACCGCAGTGGGGTCCGCCGATCGGCCGGGTGCTGGAGAGCCTGCTGGCGGAGCGGCGGCAGGAGGCGCTGCTGCAGCTGCTGGCCGACCGGGCGTTCCAGTGGTCGCTCAACGCCGGCGAGATCATCGAACGCGTCATCGAGCGGGATTCGCCGACGTGGTCGCCGCGCTGGGTCGACCACCTGGTGGGTGACCGGATCCACCGCGAGCTCATGGATTTCACCGACAAGGTGCGCCGCAACCCCGAGCACGAGCTGCGGATGTCGGCGACGAAGTTCCTCTTCGACTTCGCCGACGATCTGCAGAACGACGAGGACACCATCGCGCGGGCGGAGCGCATCAAGGAGCAGATCCTGGCGCGCGACGAGGTGGCCCGCGCGGCCGAGACCGCGTGGAGTACCGCCAAGCGCATCATCCTCGAATCGGTGGACGATCCGACGTCAGTTTTGCGCACCCGGATTGCAGATTCGGTGGTGCGAATCGGGGAGTCTCTGCGGGACGACGCGGAGCTGCGCGACAAGGTCGACAACTGGCTCGTCAGGGGCGCAAAACACCTTGTAGCGCAGTATGGGACGGAGATCACAGCGATCATCACCGAGACCATCGAGCGCTGGGACGCCGACGAGGCGAGCCGGCGGATCGAGCTCCATGTGGGCCGTGACCTGCAGTTCATCCGTATCAACGGCACCGTCGTCGGATCGTTGGCGGGCCTCGTCATATACACGATCGCCGAGCTTTTCGTCTGA
- a CDS encoding TetR/AcrR family transcriptional regulator, producing the protein MAQQNAPSSAKADGRKRRWHQHKVDRRNELVDGTLEAVRRRGSNVSMDEIAAEIGVSKTVLYRYFVDKNDLTTAVMMRFAQTTLIPNMASAMSSNLDGFELTREIIRVYVDTVAAEPEIYPFVFANSSASKSKAIADSEQIIARMLAVVLRRRMAHAGMDTGGVEAFAFHTVGGVQLATHSWMSNRRMTAEQLIDYLTLLSWSALRGIVEVGGSLAEFNAQPHPSPAIPPHLIH; encoded by the coding sequence GTGGCACAGCAAAACGCACCCTCGTCGGCAAAAGCCGACGGGCGTAAACGACGCTGGCACCAACACAAGGTCGATCGCCGCAACGAACTGGTCGACGGCACCCTCGAGGCCGTCCGGCGCCGCGGCAGCAACGTCAGCATGGACGAGATCGCGGCCGAGATCGGCGTGTCGAAGACCGTGCTCTACCGCTACTTCGTCGACAAGAACGATCTCACCACCGCGGTGATGATGCGGTTCGCGCAAACCACGCTGATCCCCAACATGGCGTCGGCGATGTCGTCCAACCTCGACGGCTTCGAACTCACACGCGAGATCATCCGCGTGTACGTCGACACCGTCGCCGCCGAACCCGAGATCTATCCGTTCGTCTTCGCCAACAGTTCGGCGAGCAAGAGCAAGGCCATCGCCGACTCCGAACAGATCATCGCGCGGATGCTCGCCGTCGTCCTGCGCCGACGCATGGCACATGCCGGCATGGACACCGGCGGCGTCGAAGCCTTCGCGTTCCACACCGTCGGCGGCGTTCAACTGGCCACCCACTCGTGGATGTCCAATCGCCGGATGACCGCCGAACAACTCATCGACTACCTGACCCTGCTGTCCTGGAGCGCGCTGCGCGGCATCGTCGAGGTGGGCGGATCACTTGCGGAATTCAACGCGCAACCGCATCCGTCACCGGCCATCCCGCCGCATCTGATTCACTGA
- a CDS encoding polyphosphate kinase 2 family protein, whose product MTSDLPSLWTHEPHKHLEFKPGLRVSDIDPDATPGFRGKKADAPELQAERNARFAELQEMLYANSRSGDTRSILLVLQGMDTAGKGGIVKHVVGAGNPQGIRYSSFGKPTEEELSHHYLWRIRNALPTAGHIGVFDRSHYEDVLIVRVHNLVPPPVWEARYDEINAFERELVDAGTTIIKVAMFVSLDEQKKRLAERLERPDKYWKFNPGDIDERLLWPKYQEAYQAVLDRTSTDYAPWHVVPCNRKWYSRLAITELLIEALESLKLSWPPADFDVEAEKKRLESA is encoded by the coding sequence GTGACCTCCGATCTGCCGTCGCTGTGGACCCACGAACCGCACAAGCACCTGGAGTTCAAACCCGGCCTGCGCGTGAGCGACATCGACCCGGACGCAACCCCCGGATTCCGCGGCAAGAAGGCCGACGCCCCCGAGCTGCAGGCCGAACGCAACGCGCGGTTCGCCGAACTGCAGGAGATGCTGTACGCGAACAGCCGCTCCGGGGACACCCGCTCGATCCTGCTGGTGTTGCAGGGCATGGACACCGCCGGCAAGGGCGGCATCGTCAAACATGTTGTGGGAGCGGGTAATCCACAGGGAATTCGATACTCCAGCTTCGGCAAGCCCACCGAGGAAGAGCTGTCGCACCACTACCTGTGGCGGATCCGCAACGCGCTGCCCACCGCCGGGCACATCGGCGTCTTCGACCGGTCCCACTACGAGGACGTGCTGATCGTGCGGGTGCACAACCTCGTACCGCCGCCGGTATGGGAAGCCCGGTACGACGAGATCAACGCCTTCGAGCGCGAACTCGTCGACGCCGGGACGACGATCATCAAGGTCGCGATGTTCGTTTCCCTCGACGAGCAGAAGAAGCGACTGGCGGAGCGACTCGAACGGCCCGACAAGTACTGGAAGTTCAACCCCGGCGACATCGACGAGCGGCTGCTGTGGCCCAAGTACCAGGAGGCGTACCAGGCGGTGCTGGACCGCACCTCCACCGACTACGCGCCGTGGCACGTCGTGCCCTGCAACCGGAAGTGGTACTCCCGGCTCGCCATCACCGAGCTGCTGATCGAAGCCCTCGAGAGCCTCAAATTGTCCTGGCCCCCAGCCGATTTCGACGTCGAGGCGGAGAAGAAACGGCTGGAGTCCGCCTAG
- a CDS encoding cyclopropane mycolic acid synthase family methyltransferase, whose protein sequence is MSQADIDLTPHYEESQSIYDISNEFFALWLGPTMGYTCGYYEREDMTLEESQNAKFDLALGKLDLKPGMTLLDIGCGWGGALERAITQFDVNVIGITLSKAQSEYARERLAKIDTNRSIEIRMQGWEEFDEPVDRIVSIGAFEAFKQERYPIFFERAYSILPENGGRMLLHTILAHTQQFFRENGIKLTISDLKFMKFIGDEIFPGGQLPAVEDIEQLAAGSGFTLERTHLLRPHYARTLDMWAANLEAAKDEAIALQGQEVYDRYMKYLTGCADFFRRGITNIGQFTLVK, encoded by the coding sequence ATGTCTCAAGCCGACATCGATTTGACCCCCCATTACGAGGAGTCGCAGTCGATCTACGACATCTCGAATGAGTTCTTCGCCCTGTGGCTCGGCCCCACCATGGGTTACACGTGCGGTTACTACGAGCGCGAGGACATGACTCTCGAGGAGTCGCAGAACGCCAAGTTCGACCTGGCGCTCGGCAAGCTCGATCTGAAGCCGGGCATGACCCTGCTCGACATCGGCTGTGGCTGGGGCGGCGCGCTGGAGCGGGCCATCACCCAGTTCGACGTGAACGTCATCGGCATCACCCTGAGCAAGGCGCAGTCGGAGTACGCCCGCGAGCGCCTCGCCAAGATCGACACCAACCGCAGCATCGAGATCCGGATGCAGGGTTGGGAGGAGTTCGACGAGCCCGTCGACCGCATCGTCTCGATCGGCGCTTTCGAAGCCTTCAAGCAGGAGCGCTACCCGATCTTCTTCGAGCGGGCCTACAGCATCCTGCCGGAGAACGGCGGCCGGATGCTGCTGCACACGATCCTCGCGCACACCCAGCAGTTCTTCCGCGAGAACGGCATCAAGCTGACCATCAGCGACCTGAAGTTCATGAAGTTCATCGGCGACGAGATCTTCCCCGGCGGGCAGCTGCCGGCCGTCGAGGACATCGAGCAGCTCGCCGCGGGCTCGGGCTTCACGCTGGAGCGCACCCACCTGCTGCGTCCGCACTACGCGCGCACGCTGGACATGTGGGCGGCCAACCTGGAGGCGGCCAAGGACGAGGCCATCGCCCTGCAGGGCCAGGAGGTCTACGACCGCTACATGAAGTACCTCACCGGTTGCGCCGACTTCTTCCGTCGCGGCATCACCAACATCGGCCAGTTCACGCTGGTCAAGTAA